A genomic region of Candidatus Neomarinimicrobiota bacterium contains the following coding sequences:
- a CDS encoding polysaccharide biosynthesis/export family protein produces MKSKEYFIILILNLSINMLLFSQNSVDYAINDENYPIHPGDKLEILYVDIGRDGSPIERSNIYTVNSDGYILHELIGYIKVSGYTSPELTILLRDKFSKYFNDPKVRLSIYQKRKISVLLYGEVYNPGVYSITPDTRVAEFIIQKGGTTPDADITKIIISRRDGSTLFFNMDKYIFSNDQSQNVILQEGDKIIVPRVSPEELFKTGTKNYILKYGNVIELTLSEAELSGKSSETPDIYTIDENGNIYHNLLGAVKIGGLTIKKAEDKIREIAKNYYSNPYVNINVKEISSRNVFVFGAVNRPGVYPIRGNVRVAEFLAQIGGLTSDADYKKITITRANGKIIHFNMHDYLYKRDDRRNVLIENGDRIIVPSRKQSFLYQFAEKIDPLRTIINLIYASTITYLILKGKI; encoded by the coding sequence ATGAAATCCAAAGAATATTTTATTATTCTAATACTAAATTTAAGTATTAATATGCTATTATTTTCTCAGAATAGTGTTGATTATGCAATCAACGATGAAAATTATCCTATTCATCCAGGTGATAAGCTTGAAATACTTTACGTTGATATAGGACGTGATGGTTCACCAATCGAAAGGTCCAATATTTACACTGTAAACTCCGATGGCTATATTCTGCATGAATTAATTGGATATATAAAAGTATCAGGATATACATCGCCAGAATTGACGATTCTTTTACGGGATAAGTTCAGCAAATACTTTAATGACCCTAAAGTAAGGCTATCAATATATCAGAAAAGAAAGATAAGTGTACTGTTATACGGAGAGGTATACAACCCAGGCGTATATTCTATAACCCCGGATACTAGAGTGGCAGAATTTATTATCCAGAAAGGGGGAACTACTCCCGACGCTGACATTACAAAAATTATAATTAGTAGAAGAGATGGTTCTACACTCTTTTTTAATATGGATAAATACATTTTTTCAAACGACCAATCGCAGAATGTAATATTACAGGAAGGTGATAAAATAATTGTACCAAGGGTTTCGCCAGAGGAATTATTTAAAACTGGGACAAAAAATTATATTCTAAAATACGGAAACGTAATAGAGCTAACTTTATCAGAAGCAGAGTTAAGTGGGAAATCAAGTGAAACACCCGATATTTACACAATAGATGAAAATGGAAACATTTACCATAATCTATTAGGAGCAGTTAAAATTGGTGGACTTACCATAAAAAAAGCAGAAGACAAAATTAGAGAAATAGCAAAAAACTACTATTCAAACCCCTATGTCAATATAAATGTCAAGGAGATAAGCTCCAGAAATGTATTTGTTTTTGGAGCAGTAAACCGACCTGGCGTCTATCCTATAAGAGGAAATGTTAGGGTTGCTGAATTTTTAGCACAAATAGGAGGTTTGACTAGCGATGCAGATTATAAAAAAATAACTATTACAAGGGCTAATGGTAAAATAATACATTTTAATATGCACGATTATCTATACAAAAGAGATGATAGAAGAAATGTTTTAATTGAAAATGGCGATAGAATTATAGTACCCAGCAGAAAACAGAGTTTTCTATATCAATTTGCAGAAAAGATTGACCCACTTAGAACAATCATAAATCTTATTTATGCGTCGACAATAACTTATTTAATTTTAAAAGGTAAGATTTAA
- a CDS encoding response regulator encodes MKKILVVDDELEIIELLKEFLKERGYQVDSAQSASETYEKITSFQPDIILLDIRLPDASGIDVLKKVKELNSKIDVIMVTGVIDKKTALKAMEMGASDYVVKPIDLEYLETSILAKLIYK; translated from the coding sequence ATGAAAAAAATACTTGTAGTAGATGATGAGTTAGAAATTATCGAATTACTAAAGGAGTTCCTTAAAGAAAGAGGATATCAGGTAGATTCTGCACAATCGGCAAGTGAAACATATGAAAAGATTACTTCTTTTCAACCGGACATAATACTGCTTGACATAAGACTCCCAGATGCCAGCGGTATTGATGTTTTAAAAAAAGTAAAAGAGTTAAACTCGAAAATTGACGTTATTATGGTTACCGGTGTAATAGACAAAAAAACAGCTTTAAAGGCAATGGAAATGGGTGCTTCAGATTATGTAGTAAAACCAATTGATCTTGAATATCTGGAAACCAGTATACTTGCAAAACTTATATACAAATGA
- a CDS encoding radical SAM protein translates to MVPRKNLLRAIKKALAQPEYALINLFHRLMGVGFYHLSNGKSYYPETISLFLTFKCNLRCFMCGQWGEDGAFKNFSKSVLKLILTKEDVERTVKDVKMHKTNFTLFGGEPMLHPDWIEIVKIIKGNGLRCNIVTNGTLIKKYAVDIVNSGIDEIIFSLDGPEEIHDKIRRVPGTFKKTIEGFKYLNNLKKKYGKKKPVVNINTTINELNYKNLEEIIKVAESIGTKMITFHHLLFLKKHTVINFINFFEKKFGQKPTDWIGFAYGNPVAIDAEYLISQIETIKQKKYNIGVSFFPNLSIEEIRDWYSGGEFISKTYKNRCMSLWMTAYIFPDGSIRPYHTMNYTIGNIRHNSFRKIWNSKKYTEYRAYIKKVKKFPVCSKGCTEFFRY, encoded by the coding sequence ATGGTACCAAGAAAAAATCTCTTAAGGGCAATTAAAAAAGCCTTAGCACAACCAGAATATGCTTTAATAAACCTCTTTCACAGACTAATGGGAGTTGGATTTTATCATTTATCCAACGGAAAAAGCTACTACCCAGAAACTATATCACTTTTTCTTACTTTTAAATGTAATCTGAGATGTTTCATGTGTGGGCAGTGGGGAGAGGATGGAGCATTTAAAAATTTTTCAAAAAGCGTCTTAAAGCTTATTCTAACAAAAGAGGATGTAGAAAGAACTGTAAAAGATGTAAAAATGCATAAAACCAATTTCACTTTATTTGGTGGCGAACCGATGCTTCATCCTGACTGGATTGAAATAGTAAAAATCATAAAAGGAAACGGATTAAGGTGTAATATAGTGACAAATGGCACACTTATAAAAAAATATGCCGTTGATATCGTAAACTCTGGAATAGATGAAATAATATTTTCTCTTGATGGTCCCGAGGAAATACATGATAAAATCAGAAGAGTGCCAGGAACTTTCAAAAAAACGATCGAGGGATTTAAATATCTTAACAATCTAAAGAAGAAGTACGGCAAAAAAAAACCAGTCGTAAACATAAACACTACGATAAATGAATTAAACTATAAAAATCTTGAAGAAATAATTAAAGTAGCAGAGTCAATCGGCACAAAAATGATAACATTTCATCACCTACTTTTCTTAAAAAAACACACGGTTATTAATTTTATAAATTTTTTTGAAAAAAAATTTGGACAGAAGCCTACTGATTGGATTGGATTTGCCTACGGAAATCCAGTAGCTATTGATGCTGAATATTTAATAAGCCAAATTGAAACAATAAAACAAAAGAAATATAACATTGGCGTCTCTTTCTTTCCTAATCTATCAATAGAAGAAATAAGAGATTGGTACTCAGGCGGAGAGTTTATATCTAAGACATACAAAAACAGATGTATGAGTCTCTGGATGACTGCATATATTTTTCCCGATGGTAGCATCAGGCCATACCATACAATGAATTATACAATCGGCAATATTAGGCATAATAGCTTTCGTAAAATCTGGAACTCAAAAAAATATACCGAATACCGTGCATATATTAAAAAAGTAAAAAAATTCCCTGTATGTTCTAAAGGTTGCACAGAATTCTTCCGATATTAG
- a CDS encoding cyclic nucleotide-binding domain-containing protein yields the protein MKEIYFEPGSVIIKEGEISSTAYILKSGVVEVTKKTNSGEIKLAEIEAENIFGELGLIEDSPRTASVRAKTKVIVDEIKREDFSRILGDKSRFVIPIMKTLIERLRQTNELVAELEDKLRMDVKSISEKDIPTITIEGLTEESKKALRDKKIEIKKFPFKIGRDTRLRSKDIFIENDLYIEDKPPYNVSRNHMSINYLNGIFYVLDRGSSLGTIVNDKKIGGETNIYKTDLKEGENIITLGSIRSPFKFKITI from the coding sequence ATGAAAGAAATATATTTTGAACCAGGTAGCGTTATAATCAAGGAAGGAGAAATTAGCTCAACTGCTTATATTTTAAAATCAGGAGTGGTAGAGGTTACAAAGAAAACAAATAGTGGAGAAATTAAACTTGCTGAAATAGAAGCCGAAAATATCTTCGGAGAATTGGGATTGATAGAAGATAGTCCCCGTACAGCATCGGTAAGAGCAAAGACAAAAGTAATAGTGGACGAAATAAAAAGAGAAGATTTTTCGAGAATTCTTGGAGACAAATCCAGGTTTGTAATTCCAATAATGAAAACCTTAATTGAAAGATTAAGACAGACTAATGAGCTTGTTGCAGAACTGGAAGATAAATTACGGATGGATGTAAAATCAATTTCAGAAAAAGATATTCCAACAATCACAATAGAAGGATTAACAGAAGAAAGTAAAAAAGCTCTTAGGGATAAAAAGATAGAAATCAAAAAATTCCCGTTTAAAATAGGGAGGGACACAAGACTAAGAAGCAAGGACATATTTATTGAAAATGACCTTTATATTGAGGATAAACCACCCTACAATGTATCAAGAAACCACATGTCCATTAATTATCTCAATGGAATATTCTATGTTCTTGATAGAGGTAGTAGTCTTGGCACAATTGTAAATGATAAAAAAATTGGGGGCGAAACAAATATTTATAAAACAGATCTAAAAGAGGGTGAAAACATAATAACATTGGGCAGCATCCGTTCACCATTTAAATTTAAAATAACTATTTGA
- a CDS encoding tRNA-dihydrouridine synthase family protein, with the protein MIFSKSERPFGIQIFGNDPTTISEAAIILYENYKPNIIDINMGCPVKKVFKKGAGAALLKDIEKAYKICYKTAKNAPASVTVKARIGWDYKNIIAEEFIKAITSCVHEVTDVDFPKGKIALRQLQNEDCNVQKSNLFLSTF; encoded by the coding sequence CTGATATTTTCAAAAAGCGAAAGACCTTTTGGGATACAAATTTTTGGCAACGACCCAACTACGATTTCAGAAGCAGCAATAATATTATATGAAAATTATAAGCCTAATATAATAGATATTAATATGGGCTGTCCTGTAAAAAAGGTGTTCAAAAAGGGAGCTGGCGCAGCACTTTTAAAGGACATAGAAAAAGCCTACAAAATTTGTTATAAGACAGCCAAGAATGCCCCAGCCTCGGTCACAGTAAAAGCAAGAATAGGATGGGATTATAAAAACATAATTGCAGAAGAATTTATAAAAGCTATAACGTCTTGTGTTCACGAAGTCACCGATGTGGATTTCCCGAAGGGCAAGATAGCCTTACGGCAATTGCAAAATGAAGATTGCAATGTGCAAAAGTCAAATTTATTTCTGTCTACATTTTGA
- a CDS encoding 50S ribosomal protein L28: MSKVCEVCGKKPLFGNNVSHANNKTKRVWNPNLQRIRVKLPDGQVKRIKICASCLKKKDIVRP, translated from the coding sequence ATGTCGAAAGTATGTGAAGTTTGTGGTAAAAAGCCTCTATTTGGAAATAATGTAAGTCATGCCAATAATAAAACTAAGAGAGTATGGAATCCCAATTTGCAGCGCATTAGAGTAAAATTGCCAGATGGTCAGGTCAAGAGGATAAAAATTTGCGCGTCATGCTTGAAGAAGAAAGATATAGTTCGTCCATAG
- the ftsZ gene encoding cell division protein FtsZ, giving the protein MLFEIDDFSNQKARIKVIGVGGAGGNAINRMIEQNLSGVEFIAVNTDAQDLEYNKASIKIQIGKEITKGLGAGAVADIGKQAMEMDRQLVANAIKDSDMVFITAGMGGGTGTGASPIIAQIAKEIGLLTIAIITKPFLFEGSRRMQRAESGIKELRNYVDTLIVIPNQRLLSIVDRNTSFKEAFKVADSVLHQATRGISDLINRHGIINLDFADVRTIMKDAGDAVMGTGVAKGEERASLAAQMAISSPLLDDVSIKGASGILINITGGENLNIFEVNEACQIITEEAGKDAEIIFGAVIDESLKDEIMVTVIATGFNGNMKKVQQVNEDMNAEAFISSLQKEISSDITPDVKRTEKPTNLTFSFEQEKPIAESDYIPSFLKKKIYK; this is encoded by the coding sequence ATGTTATTCGAAATTGATGACTTTTCAAATCAAAAAGCAAGGATTAAGGTAATTGGAGTAGGTGGAGCAGGTGGAAATGCAATAAACAGAATGATTGAGCAAAATCTCTCTGGTGTCGAATTCATTGCTGTCAATACAGATGCCCAGGACCTGGAGTATAATAAAGCTTCGATTAAAATTCAAATTGGTAAGGAAATAACAAAAGGACTTGGTGCTGGTGCAGTTGCAGACATCGGGAAGCAGGCAATGGAAATGGATAGACAGCTTGTAGCTAATGCCATTAAAGACTCTGATATGGTCTTTATAACTGCAGGTATGGGAGGAGGTACTGGTACCGGAGCATCTCCCATTATTGCACAGATTGCAAAAGAGATTGGATTACTGACAATTGCAATTATTACAAAGCCCTTTCTGTTTGAAGGGTCCAGAAGAATGCAACGAGCTGAATCTGGTATTAAGGAATTAAGAAATTATGTTGACACTTTGATTGTAATCCCTAACCAAAGGCTTTTATCGATAGTTGATAGAAATACAAGCTTTAAAGAAGCCTTTAAGGTAGCTGATAGTGTACTACATCAAGCAACTCGTGGTATTTCAGACCTAATCAACAGACATGGGATAATCAACTTAGATTTTGCTGATGTCCGTACTATAATGAAAGATGCTGGCGATGCAGTAATGGGAACTGGAGTTGCAAAAGGTGAAGAAAGAGCCTCTCTCGCTGCCCAAATGGCTATATCTAGCCCACTGCTTGATGATGTAAGTATAAAAGGTGCCAGTGGAATATTGATAAATATAACTGGCGGTGAAAACCTCAATATTTTTGAAGTCAATGAAGCATGTCAGATTATAACTGAAGAGGCAGGAAAGGATGCGGAAATAATTTTTGGTGCGGTAATAGATGAAAGCCTAAAAGATGAAATTATGGTAACAGTTATTGCTACTGGATTCAATGGAAATATGAAAAAAGTTCAACAGGTTAACGAGGATATGAACGCAGAAGCATTTATTTCATCATTACAAAAGGAAATATCGTCTGATATAACGCCTGACGTTAAAAGAACAGAAAAACCTACGAATCTTACATTTTCGTTCGAGCAGGAAAAGCCAATTGCAGAAAGCGATTATATTCCATCCTTTCTTAAAAAGAAGATATATAAATAA
- the ftsA gene encoding cell division protein FtsA — protein sequence MYDNIIMAVDAGSQMIKVVIAEINEQSEPTILGFGTANSRGIKNGQVIDIFEATDSISTAIDNAEKMANLHTELCIATLSGDHIKGLNTSSAVIIDEHSSDSDLLKTVNEEDIDKLISHAKAIDLPVDWKILHLIPQEFVLDNQSGIKNPINLSCRRLEARIHLIAYNYTSAINLKRSIENTGVKVTQFFSHSLASAYGTLYKDEMELGAILIDIGSDNTKLSVFYSGGIYQTSIINNAGKNITTDIAYLMQIPLSTAENLKKEYGSAIPNEKHKDKEIQIELINGSKISITKYTLASYIEPRVEEIFSDIKNECRKANLNFYRTFPVVITGGTANLQRIDELAELVFETKSRTGLPYGFSEMPDELKKPEFAASLGLLRCFGELSKKSLTQTKSFKKRKFKWLENLLKKIL from the coding sequence ATGTACGACAATATCATAATGGCAGTTGATGCAGGAAGTCAAATGATAAAAGTTGTAATTGCAGAAATCAACGAACAGAGTGAGCCTACCATATTGGGTTTTGGAACAGCGAACTCCAGAGGGATAAAGAATGGCCAGGTAATTGATATTTTTGAAGCAACAGATAGTATATCAACGGCAATTGATAATGCAGAGAAAATGGCAAATCTGCATACTGAACTCTGTATCGCAACCTTATCAGGAGATCATATAAAAGGATTAAACACAAGTAGCGCTGTTATAATTGACGAACATTCATCTGATTCCGATTTACTTAAAACGGTAAATGAGGAAGATATAGACAAATTAATATCACACGCAAAGGCGATAGATTTGCCTGTTGATTGGAAAATATTACACCTTATTCCTCAAGAATTTGTTCTTGATAATCAATCGGGAATAAAAAATCCAATAAATCTGTCCTGCCGAAGACTTGAAGCCCGGATTCATTTAATTGCTTATAACTATACAAGTGCAATCAATTTAAAAAGGAGCATTGAAAATACAGGAGTAAAGGTGACACAATTCTTTTCCCATTCACTTGCTTCAGCATATGGAACATTATATAAAGATGAAATGGAATTAGGTGCCATTCTCATTGATATAGGAAGTGATAATACAAAACTATCGGTATTTTACTCAGGTGGAATCTATCAGACCAGTATTATAAATAATGCTGGCAAAAATATTACTACCGATATTGCCTATCTGATGCAGATCCCATTGAGTACAGCTGAAAATTTAAAAAAGGAATATGGATCAGCAATCCCAAATGAAAAGCACAAGGATAAGGAAATACAAATTGAACTTATAAACGGTTCAAAAATATCTATAACAAAGTATACTCTTGCCTCCTATATAGAACCAAGAGTAGAAGAAATCTTCAGTGATATAAAAAATGAATGCAGAAAGGCAAATTTAAATTTCTATAGAACCTTCCCTGTGGTAATTACTGGAGGAACAGCAAATCTTCAAAGAATTGATGAACTTGCAGAATTGGTCTTTGAAACGAAATCAAGAACAGGCTTACCCTATGGATTTAGTGAAATGCCCGATGAGCTAAAAAAGCCTGAATTTGCAGCGAGTCTAGGATTATTAAGATGCTTTGGTGAATTAAGTAAAAAATCACTAACACAAACAAAGTCTTTTAAGAAAAGAAAATTTAAATGGCTAGAAAATCTATTAAAAAAAATACTTTAA
- a CDS encoding FtsQ-type POTRA domain-containing protein produces MNVLQSIITTIKILLFIAIFTSIIYLSLYWCKYLEIFNIKNIYITGNHITLKEDILKISKKYISQDIFLIHTDSLQKSLSDLPYVKVASVSKIFPSTILIRIEEREPLSFLKLDRLYVVDEDLTLLPLPKAKIHLNIPIISYNSDKKLKIRLLQMIENKDLVEAIQLIKNAKYNYPSIYKHLSELVIEDKEFKLITIDQGVPIYLGKGNWDYKLKVLSNFQQKAGIKNIYSSFRYIDLRWKKQIIVREKRTRG; encoded by the coding sequence ATGAATGTACTACAATCAATTATAACGACTATAAAAATTCTACTATTCATAGCTATTTTTACAAGTATTATCTATCTTTCTTTATACTGGTGCAAATACTTGGAAATTTTTAATATTAAAAACATATATATAACAGGAAATCACATCACATTAAAAGAAGATATACTAAAAATATCAAAAAAATATATATCACAAGATATATTTTTAATTCATACTGATTCACTTCAGAAATCGCTATCAGATCTACCATATGTCAAGGTCGCTTCCGTTTCAAAAATCTTCCCTTCAACAATACTTATAAGGATTGAAGAAAGGGAACCGTTAAGTTTCCTGAAACTTGACAGATTATACGTGGTAGATGAAGACCTTACACTTCTACCACTACCGAAAGCAAAAATACATTTAAATATTCCAATAATTAGCTACAATTCAGATAAAAAACTAAAAATCAGACTTTTACAAATGATTGAGAATAAAGATTTAGTAGAAGCTATACAACTTATAAAAAATGCAAAATATAATTATCCATCAATTTACAAACACTTATCAGAACTTGTAATTGAAGATAAAGAATTTAAATTAATAACAATAGATCAAGGCGTTCCAATATATCTTGGGAAAGGTAACTGGGATTATAAACTAAAAGTATTATCAAACTTTCAGCAAAAAGCAGGTATTAAAAATATCTACTCTAGCTTTCGTTACATTGATCTTAGATGGAAGAAACAAATTATAGTTAGAGAAAAAAGGACCAGAGGTTAA
- a CDS encoding UDP-N-acetylmuramate--L-alanine ligase → MFGKIKKVHFIGIGGIGMSGIAELLVHWGFKITGSDLVQSENTLRLEKMGVKIHYGHKEENLDKCDVVVYSSAIKPGNPELQAAKKKHIPIMRRAEMLGELLKLKPVSIAIAGTHGKTTTTSMIGKIFTAAKFDPIIIVGGVVRSLGSPTRPGSGNYIIVEADEFDRSFLKLNPTNAIITTIEAEHLDCYTSLDDIEKAFTQFANSVPFYGSITICLDEPANRRIIQNFEKPVFTYGLSPDADLYANSIFLKENTSRYKVYSTNGKTIGNFRLNVPGIHNIKNSLAAISVALQYDIHMKTIKSALEEFTGVHRRFEITYKDNKVVVVDDYAHHPSEIKATLYAAKTGWNRRIISIFQPHLYSRTRDFYKEFAEALTLSDIAIVLDVYPAREEPIDGVTGKLIFDALKGYGHQKVHYVEDREILPELITKMIQKNDMIITLGAGDVWKINNKLVERLSKD, encoded by the coding sequence ATGTTTGGAAAAATTAAAAAAGTACATTTTATCGGTATTGGCGGCATAGGTATGAGCGGAATTGCTGAGCTTCTGGTACATTGGGGATTTAAAATAACAGGCTCTGATCTTGTTCAATCAGAAAATACTCTCAGATTGGAAAAGATGGGGGTTAAAATTCATTATGGTCATAAAGAGGAAAATCTGGACAAATGCGATGTTGTAGTCTATTCATCAGCAATAAAACCTGGAAATCCAGAACTTCAGGCTGCAAAGAAAAAGCACATACCAATTATGCGACGAGCTGAAATGCTTGGAGAATTATTGAAATTAAAACCTGTAAGTATTGCAATAGCTGGCACTCATGGTAAAACAACAACTACATCCATGATTGGGAAAATATTTACCGCAGCAAAATTTGATCCCATCATTATAGTTGGCGGAGTGGTAAGAAGCCTCGGTAGCCCGACAAGGCCTGGGTCAGGAAATTACATTATAGTCGAGGCGGATGAATTTGACAGATCATTTTTAAAACTTAATCCAACCAACGCAATAATCACAACTATAGAGGCAGAACATCTCGATTGCTATACTTCCTTAGATGATATTGAAAAAGCTTTCACTCAATTTGCCAATAGTGTTCCATTCTATGGCTCCATCACCATATGTCTTGACGAACCAGCAAATAGAAGGATAATTCAAAATTTCGAGAAACCTGTTTTTACATATGGGCTTTCTCCAGACGCAGATTTGTACGCCAACTCAATTTTTCTAAAGGAAAATACTAGCAGATATAAAGTCTATTCAACAAACGGAAAAACAATTGGTAATTTCAGGTTAAATGTTCCTGGAATTCATAATATAAAAAACTCACTTGCTGCTATATCAGTCGCACTTCAATATGACATACATATGAAAACAATAAAATCAGCTCTAGAGGAATTCACTGGAGTACACAGAAGATTTGAAATTACCTATAAAGACAATAAAGTAGTGGTAGTTGACGACTATGCTCACCATCCAAGTGAAATTAAAGCAACGTTATACGCTGCTAAAACCGGTTGGAATAGAAGAATAATTTCAATATTTCAACCACATTTATATTCAAGAACCAGAGATTTTTATAAAGAGTTCGCCGAAGCTCTTACTCTTTCCGATATTGCAATAGTTTTAGATGTTTACCCTGCTCGTGAAGAGCCAATAGATGGTGTAACAGGCAAGTTGATTTTCGATGCATTAAAGGGATATGGACATCAAAAAGTTCACTACGTTGAAGATAGAGAAATTCTGCCTGAGCTAATTACTAAAATGATACAAAAGAATGATATGATAATAACCCTTGGTGCTGGTGATGTATGGAAAATAAACAATAAACTCGTCGAGAGATTGTCAAAAGATTAA
- the murG gene encoding undecaprenyldiphospho-muramoylpentapeptide beta-N-acetylglucosaminyltransferase, protein MYKDKKLKIIFAGGGTGGHLFPAIAIYEAIHKICCSNNIKNEFLFIGTKKGIEKVVLKELNLPVKFIPIRGFQRGFNLKNIFRNSVLPLRILASYIKCYIIFLWFKPDVIIGTGSYVSAPVLSIAKLMKKPYFLQEQNVTPGWVTKRYSKHAEITFTSFKETEKYIPNTFYSGIPLRSSLKPIDRNLAMQFFELDEKFETIFIFGGSQGSAAINKYWERNILKYIENLNCQFIWQTGIKNYFYLKEKFQKVKRIHLTPFIHQIEFAYSSCDLVVSRSGALTLAELSYFGKPAILIPLPTAAGNHQEINARLFERAGATRVVLQYELKTEKLYDIISELLNEPQKMAKMSKNIRKFYKNNTADLIAKKIMEHVENYVWKN, encoded by the coding sequence ATGTATAAGGATAAAAAACTAAAAATAATATTTGCAGGCGGAGGTACAGGCGGTCATCTATTCCCAGCTATTGCCATATATGAGGCAATACATAAGATTTGCTGTAGCAATAATATAAAAAATGAGTTTCTATTTATTGGTACTAAAAAGGGAATAGAAAAAGTAGTATTGAAGGAACTTAATCTCCCTGTAAAATTTATTCCTATCCGTGGTTTCCAGAGAGGATTCAATCTTAAAAATATCTTTAGGAATTCCGTTCTTCCGTTGAGAATACTCGCAAGTTATATCAAATGTTATATAATATTTCTTTGGTTCAAACCAGATGTCATCATTGGAACAGGAAGTTACGTCTCTGCTCCAGTACTTTCCATAGCAAAGCTAATGAAGAAACCCTATTTTTTGCAGGAACAAAATGTTACCCCGGGTTGGGTAACAAAGAGATACTCAAAACACGCAGAAATCACATTTACATCATTTAAGGAAACAGAAAAATATATCCCAAATACTTTCTATTCAGGTATCCCACTCAGATCTTCTTTAAAACCTATCGACAGAAATCTTGCTATGCAGTTCTTTGAGTTAGACGAAAAATTTGAAACGATCTTTATTTTCGGTGGTAGTCAGGGCTCTGCAGCAATAAATAAGTATTGGGAAAGAAATATTTTGAAATATATTGAAAACTTAAATTGTCAATTCATATGGCAAACCGGTATCAAAAATTATTTTTACCTAAAAGAAAAATTCCAGAAAGTTAAAAGAATTCACCTGACACCTTTTATACACCAGATTGAATTTGCATATTCTTCATGCGATCTGGTAGTTTCAAGATCAGGTGCTCTTACTCTTGCAGAGCTTTCCTATTTTGGTAAACCCGCTATTTTGATCCCTCTTCCTACAGCTGCTGGAAATCATCAAGAAATAAATGCTAGACTTTTTGAAAGGGCAGGGGCCACACGTGTCGTATTGCAATACGAACTAAAAACAGAGAAACTATATGATATAATCTCGGAACTATTAAATGAGCCACAGAAAATGGCAAAAATGAGTAAAAATATTAGAAAATTCTATAAGAACAATACTGCAGATTTAATAGCAAAAAAAATAATGGAGCACGTGGAAAATTATGTTTGGAAAAATTAA